In one window of Henckelia pumila isolate YLH828 chromosome 1, ASM3356847v2, whole genome shotgun sequence DNA:
- the LOC140874064 gene encoding uncharacterized protein encodes MGPYQPDMLEYPALVNGGFDNWKRANQEKICAFLAHIGSVASSPHTMCERKTENLMRPSQHIDNVMHAQFREEKEKNHLHLRTSIVTVFRWLALQGCAFRGNDESLSSSNRGNFLELVKAFAKMSTKIDKVVLENAPKNSQYITSKIQKEI; translated from the exons ATGGGGCCTTATCAACCAGATATGTTGGAGTATCCGG CATTGGTTAATGGAGGATTTGACAATTGGAAAAGGGCAAACCAAGAAAAAATATGTGCATTTCTTGCCCATATTGGTTCTGTAGCTTCTTCGCCCCATACTATGTGTGAGAGAAAGACCGAAAATTTGATGAGACCCTCACAACATATTGATAATGTGATGCATGCTCAATTTAGAGAGGAAAAAGAGAAAAATCATTTGCATTTGAGGACCTCAATTGTCACTGTTTTTCGGTGGCTAGCACTTCAAGGTTGTGCCTTTAGAGGTAACGATGAATCTCTATCTTCGTCTAATCGTGGGAATTTTCTTGAATTGGTGAAGGCTTTTGCAAAAATGAGTACAAAAATTGATAAAGTTGTACTTGAGAATGCTCCAAAAAATTCCCAATATATTACTTCAAAGATTCAAAAAGAGATTTGA